The sequence below is a genomic window from Fusobacterium sp. IOR10.
AAGGAATTTTTCATATAATTAAATTTTTAATTTATTCAGGAACAATCATAACTATACAATGAGAATGCTTAACTACATAATTAGTTACGGATCCTATCATACGAGTCAATCCCTTCTTTGTAGATTTAGTCATTACTATTATATCACTACTTTCTGTTTTTGCTATTCTTAATATTTCTCTACCTGGTTCAACAAATCCAACTCTAGTAGTTACATCATAATTTTCCAATTGATCAACAGCTTCAGCTACTTTTTCTTGCATTTCTTTTTCTGCTTCTGAATAATCCATTTCTTCAATAAATAATTTAGCATCTTCTTTAACATATAACAGTGTAATTGAGACATCTTCAGGTTTATAAAGATTTTTAACTAAGTTAATTGAATGCATGCTTCTTTCTGTCCCATCTAAAGGTATTAACAATTTTTTCATAACAAAGCCTCCTTATACAGATTAATAAAGTAAAAATTTAAAAAACTCCTATTATTATAGTATTCTAAATTTATTTAATTTTTCCTTTATTTTTAATCAATTCTTAGGAAAAAAATATTTTTATCATCCATTAATTTAACAATGTCATGCATTTTATCGTTTGTAATCTCTTGTGTTATGTATATATTATAATCATTAATTTTTTCTTCTTTTTCTATAAAATTTAATTGTTCAAGATTAAATTTTTTCACTGTTCTAATATAATATTTTCCTTTTATCAATGAAGAATCTTTTGTCAATTTTTTATTAAAGTTTGGATAATCATATTCTTTTTCCTCTAATATTTCTATTAAATCTTGAACTCCTGCATTTCCAGTTGGATATTTTCCCGCACCTTGTCCAAAAAATTTAAGCTCTCCTATTGTTTCACCTTTTAAAAAAGCAATATTGAAATTTGTAGGAACAGTTGCCTCAATTTTATTAAAATCAAAAGCAACTGGTTCAACACAACAAATATAATTGTCATTCTCTTTTTTCCCTATGGCCATTAATTTAATGACTCTATCTTGTTTCTTAAAGTAATCTATATCTATTTTTAAAATATTTCTAATTCCAAAAACTTTAACTTCTTCCTTTGGAACTAAAAAATCAAAAGCAATTGAAGAAGAAATAATTATTTTTCTCAAAATATCTATTCCATCTATGTCAGCAGAAGGATCCGCTTCAGCATAACCTTTTTCTTGAGCTTCTTCTAATGCTTCTTTAAATTCAGCAGAATATTTAGTCATTTTGTCCAAAATAAAATTTGTAGTACCGTTAAATATTCCACCAATCTCAGAGACTTCATCTACTTTTTTAACTTTTTTTAATCCTTCTATTATAGGAACTCCCCCGCATACACTAGGTTCATAATAAAATTTTACTTTATTTTTTTTTGCAACTTCTATAAATTCTTCGAAATTCTCAGCTACAACAGCTTTATTTGCTGTTACTACATTTTTACCAGCCTTTAAAGAGTCTATAATATAGTTATAAGCTGGATATATCCCTCCCATAACTTCTACTACAGTGTCAATCTCTTCATCTTGTATTATTTCCTGAGGATTTATGGTTAGAATATTTAAAGTTCTCCCTTTAATTGAACTTACCAAAGCTTTTTTCACTTCAATTTTTTTTAAATTTAAAGTTTTTTTAGTGTCTATAATGTCGTAAATACCTTTTCCTACTACTCCAAAACCAAATAATCCTACTTTCATAATTACCTCCATTTAATATATGTAATATATTTTTTTATGTATTACTGAGTATTATACCACATTTATTAGTCTATTTGGAACATAAAAAATATCCAACACTATATGAAAGACTTTTATCCTTGAAAGTTCTTATTTTACGAACAGATGATTTTGAATTTATCCCTACACCTGTTTTTTTCAAATGTCTCAATGCATCTAATGGTTCTTCAAAATTAATAACCTTATCTTCTTCCCAGCTTTCAACTTCTGAAAAATTTTTCTTTAATAATAACATGATTTCTTCCCTTGTTTTGTAATCTAAGCTAATATTAAAATGTTCTTGAATTTCTTTTAAATTACCCTTTAGATATACAGAAAACGCTAATTTGTCAGTAGTTTTAGAAATATCCTTAAATAAGCTTTCTAAATCCTCTATCCATTGAAAACTAGAGCTTGAAATAACTAAATCATATTTTTCTTTTAAACATTTAGACATATCTTCTTTTATAAATTTATGATATTTTATATCTGATAAATATTCTCTAGTATCAAAATAATCATTTAGATTTAGTTTTTCTACTTCTAAATTTTTTATAACATATCTTGTAAATATTCCTGTTCCACACCCCAATTCAATAACTTTGGAATAATTAGTTTTTTTAAATTTATTATTTATTAAATCAATTAGTTTTTTGGCCACTTGTTTTTGTACTATTGCATTATCATCATATGTTGAAAAGTTTTTATTAAATTCTTTCATAATTATCTTAATATATCCTCCCAGCTTTTTAATTGAGAAAAAATATAATGACCTCCATCTACTTTTTTTATCTCTACGTCCTTTGATTCATAATATTTATTTTGATTTTTACTTTTTATTATTTTATCATTTATGCTAATAATAGCCTTTGAAACTTTATTTTCTTGAGGACTGTAGTTGTCTTTTAAATATTGAAGTTCATAAATTAATTCATCTATTTTCTTGCTTTTGGTCATAAATTTGTAATCCATATTAATATAAAATTTTTCTAAATTTTCTTCATTCATATGCTTTAAAGTTAAGTTATAAACTTTTTCTGGAATTCCATTTTTACCAATTATTTCAGGAGTTCCATTTATAGCTATAACATCTTCGTAGCTAATGTCTTTATTTTTATTTAAAAATTCACACATATAATACACACCAAAAGACCATCCTACAAATATTTTTCTTTTGTAATTTTCTAATTTAACTTTATCTATTTTATAAGGAAAGGATATATTTAAGACTTCATAATTTGTTTTGTTTTCTAATTTTTTTAAAATTTTTTCATCCATTCCCCAGCCATTAAAAAATATTATTATATTCATATTTAAATTCCTTTAAAAAAATTTCCATATCCTTTTTTGTTATATTTGGATTTAAACCTATTCTTATTCTCTCTGTTCCTTTCCCCACTGTTGGACTTTTAATAGAATAAACTATATATCCTTTGCTTCTTAAATTTTTTGAAATTATATCCACTTTTTGGTTATCTCCCACAACTAAACCTAATATATGGGAATCTGAAACTACATTTATTTCTAATTCTTTTATTTTAAGAAAAGTAAATTCTATTAATTCTTTTAATTTCTTTCTTCTGTCTTCAAATTTATCCATATTTTTTAAGATAAATAAATTCCAAAAAATATTAACTGGAGGTAAACTTGTAGTATAAATAAATTCTTTCCCACAATTTATTAAATAATCCTTATAATAATCTTCACAAATTATATAAGCTCCTATGGATCCTCCGCCTTTTCCCAATGGAATAACTAAAAAATCAATATCCTTGATTAAGTTTAAATTATAAGAAATCCCATATCCAAAAACTCCATAAGAATGTGCCTCATCTATCATTAAAGAACAATTGTACTTTTTTTTAAGCTCTACTAATTTTTTTAAGTTAGCTGTATCTCCTTCCATACTGTAAATAGTTTCAGAAACAATTAATATATCCTTATATTTTTCTGAGTATTTTTTCAATATGCTTTCAAGGTGATCCATATCTAGATGTTTATATCTAGATATTTTACAATTACTTAATATTATTCCATTATATATACTTGCATGATTTAGTTTGTCTGTTATTATTAGGGAATTTTTATTATAAAAAGTTTCTATTATTGTCTTATTTGCTGAAAATCCACTATTCATAACAAGAGCTGGTTTTTCATAAATTTCCTCTAATTGTACTTCTAATTTTATAATTCCATTATAATTTCCTGTGATTAATCTAGAAGAACTAGATGATAAATATACTTCCTCTTTAAATTCTTCATAAAATTTTTCTTTCAATTTATCGTCATGAGCCAATCCTAAATAATCATTTGAAGATAAATTTAAATCTTTTTCATTGAAAATTTTCAATGTTCTAAAGTTATTTTCTTGTTTTTTTTTATTTAACTCTAATATTATTTCATCTTTTTTCATAGTTATAATCTTCCTTATATTTCAAAATTAAAGTTTATTTTTTATTTGAAAGAAATTCATCAATTGAAATTTTACAAATACTTACCATTTCATCTATTTCTTCTTTTGATATTATAAATGGAGGTAAGAAATAAATAGTATCTCCCAATGGTCTCAATATTGCTCCATTTTTTAAAGCAGTTTTATATATCCCATATCCAACTCTTTCCTTTGAAGAAAATCTTTCTTTTGTTTTTTTATCTTTTACAATTTCTAAAACACCTATCATTCCTATTCTTCTTATTTCTCCTATGTTTTCATTTTCTCCAAAAACTTCTTTCATTTTTGCCTCTAGATAGTCTCCTTTTTCATTTATTTGAGCTAATATATTTTCCTCTTCATAAATTTTTAGAACTTCCAAGGCAATTCTACACCCTAAAGGATTTCCTGAGAAACTGTGAGAATGTAAAAAAGATTTTCCTTCTGAATAATCAGCATAGAAAGAATCATATATTTCTTCTCTCATACAAACTATAGACATTGGATAGTATCCTGCTGTTAAGGCTTTTCCCACAGTCATTATATCTGGAGAAATTCCTGCCCATTCACTGGCAAACATTTTCCCAGTTCTTCCAAATCCCATAGCTATTTCATCAACAATCATAACTATATTTAATTCCTCTGTTACTTCTCTTAATTTTCTTAAATATTTTGGAGAATATATTTTCATTCCCCCTGCTCCTTGAACAATAGGCTCAACAATTACTGCTGCTATTTCTTCATGATTTTCTCTTAATTCTTTTTCCATATATGAAAAACATTCTGCTCCACAAGTTTTGTATTCTTTATTAAATTTACATTTAAAACATTCAGGGCCCTCAACTTTAACTGCTTCTTTTATTAATGGTCTATATGTTTTTGTGAAAAAATCAATATCTCCAACAGCTAACGCTCCTATTGTTTCACCGTGATATGAATTTTTAATTGTTACAAATTTTCTTTTCTTTTCATAACCCCTTTGGTTTTGAGATTGGTAAGCTAGCTTTAAAGCTATCTCTACACCTGAGGATCCATTATCTGCAAAAAATAATTTTGATAACCCCTCTGGTAAAAGTTCAACTAATTTTTCTGAAAGTTCTATAGCAGGCTTATGGGAAAAATTAGAAAAAATTACATGCTCTAAAGTATTCGCTTGATCAATTAACACCTTATTTATTCTTTCATTACAATGTCCTAAAGGATTTAACCACCAACTTGCAATACAATCCATATATTTTTTTCCAAATTCATCATACACGTACAT
It includes:
- the bioA gene encoding adenosylmethionine--8-amino-7-oxononanoate transaminase, which encodes MKINKNLSELQKRDLKHIFHPCSQMKDYEDFPPIVIEKAKGMYVYDEFGKKYMDCIASWWLNPLGHCNERINKVLIDQANTLEHVIFSNFSHKPAIELSEKLVELLPEGLSKLFFADNGSSGVEIALKLAYQSQNQRGYEKKRKFVTIKNSYHGETIGALAVGDIDFFTKTYRPLIKEAVKVEGPECFKCKFNKEYKTCGAECFSYMEKELRENHEEIAAVIVEPIVQGAGGMKIYSPKYLRKLREVTEELNIVMIVDEIAMGFGRTGKMFASEWAGISPDIMTVGKALTAGYYPMSIVCMREEIYDSFYADYSEGKSFLHSHSFSGNPLGCRIALEVLKIYEEENILAQINEKGDYLEAKMKEVFGENENIGEIRRIGMIGVLEIVKDKKTKERFSSKERVGYGIYKTALKNGAILRPLGDTIYFLPPFIISKEEIDEMVSICKISIDEFLSNKK
- a CDS encoding aminotransferase class I/II-fold pyridoxal phosphate-dependent enzyme, yielding MKKDEIILELNKKKQENNFRTLKIFNEKDLNLSSNDYLGLAHDDKLKEKFYEEFKEEVYLSSSSSRLITGNYNGIIKLEVQLEEIYEKPALVMNSGFSANKTIIETFYNKNSLIITDKLNHASIYNGIILSNCKISRYKHLDMDHLESILKKYSEKYKDILIVSETIYSMEGDTANLKKLVELKKKYNCSLMIDEAHSYGVFGYGISYNLNLIKDIDFLVIPLGKGGGSIGAYIICEDYYKDYLINCGKEFIYTTSLPPVNIFWNLFILKNMDKFEDRRKKLKELIEFTFLKIKELEINVVSDSHILGLVVGDNQKVDIISKNLRSKGYIVYSIKSPTVGKGTERIRIGLNPNITKKDMEIFLKEFKYEYNNIF
- a CDS encoding methyltransferase domain-containing protein, with the translated sequence MKEFNKNFSTYDDNAIVQKQVAKKLIDLINNKFKKTNYSKVIELGCGTGIFTRYVIKNLEVEKLNLNDYFDTREYLSDIKYHKFIKEDMSKCLKEKYDLVISSSSFQWIEDLESLFKDISKTTDKLAFSVYLKGNLKEIQEHFNISLDYKTREEIMLLLKKNFSEVESWEEDKVINFEEPLDALRHLKKTGVGINSKSSVRKIRTFKDKSLSYSVGYFLCSK
- a CDS encoding universal stress protein; its protein translation is MKKLLIPLDGTERSMHSINLVKNLYKPEDVSITLLYVKEDAKLFIEEMDYSEAEKEMQEKVAEAVDQLENYDVTTRVGFVEPGREILRIAKTESSDIIVMTKSTKKGLTRMIGSVTNYVVKHSHCIVMIVPE
- a CDS encoding homoserine dehydrogenase; protein product: MKVGLFGFGVVGKGIYDIIDTKKTLNLKKIEVKKALVSSIKGRTLNILTINPQEIIQDEEIDTVVEVMGGIYPAYNYIIDSLKAGKNVVTANKAVVAENFEEFIEVAKKNKVKFYYEPSVCGGVPIIEGLKKVKKVDEVSEIGGIFNGTTNFILDKMTKYSAEFKEALEEAQEKGYAEADPSADIDGIDILRKIIISSSIAFDFLVPKEEVKVFGIRNILKIDIDYFKKQDRVIKLMAIGKKENDNYICCVEPVAFDFNKIEATVPTNFNIAFLKGETIGELKFFGQGAGKYPTGNAGVQDLIEILEEKEYDYPNFNKKLTKDSSLIKGKYYIRTVKKFNLEQLNFIEKEEKINDYNIYITQEITNDKMHDIVKLMDDKNIFFLRID
- a CDS encoding pimeloyl-ACP methyl esterase BioG family protein is translated as MNIIIFFNGWGMDEKILKKLENKTNYEVLNISFPYKIDKVKLENYKRKIFVGWSFGVYYMCEFLNKNKDISYEDVIAINGTPEIIGKNGIPEKVYNLTLKHMNEENLEKFYINMDYKFMTKSKKIDELIYELQYLKDNYSPQENKVSKAIISINDKIIKSKNQNKYYESKDVEIKKVDGGHYIFSQLKSWEDILR